ataaaataagtttattttaaatctaaactattaatcAATGctactctttttatttttgacaacAATCAATGCTACTCAATCTTAACTAAAAATCAAATCTTGAATCCCATTAAAAGTTTTAACTAAAGGTGTTTTCCAATTTAATTCAGAATTAGGATAAGACCTGCGCCTTGTGCAGGATTAgcttttatgataaatatttaaagcaTATAGTATTGACAAATGATGTTACGTCAGTCTTTCGGTTTTATAAAAAGTAGACATTTCAGTTTAGTTACGGGTTTGGTTTATATTCATTTCGGTTTGTTTTAATTGGGTCTAAGAGAACCTTAATCAAAGTCAACCCAAAATAGTTTGGTTTAATTCGGTTttatttcggtttagtttgtgtttagtttagttttagtttggtttaatttttgtttgatccagtttaatttggttttgtttgtgtttgttcagTTCAATCGAGTTgagttttttagttttctttctagttacaaaaatatatttttattggaacgtaaacaaatcatcatttgaccacgaaatcattattttttcatatttaaatgtAAAGCTAAAGATAGTTGCTCAAAAGAATGTAAAGCTAAAGAtgtaatcaaataattttattttattatattcaaaactaatataaatataatattttttttggttttgatgttaATGTATGAGATTCATAttcttgtattttatttttagttgtgTATATTTTATCCATATagaagtaaaatatatttttaaaaattagttgtGTTTAGGTtaaatgattaaatttatcaattttaatattattagtagATTAGTCTATTAACTAATATTCTGAATAAAATTGTGTGTCATCCTTTCGCAGGCCATGCTAATCTTCTCTGTATAGTTACAATTTTATCGGATGTTCCTGAAagataaaatattctaaataaataCAATTGAATAAAAAGGATCAGTTGTAAAGTAGCttgataatatttattataacgTTTGGGGTATATATTAGCAAAGATTCACAAGTTGAATTTTGGAAAAACTAAGGCAAAAGAGTTAATCGATGCATgcaatatatgaatttttccttataataaaaatttctcaATTGCTGCAATCGATCAAATAGAACTTGCAGAccaatttttcattaatatcaATATCCTTTTACTGAAGCGTTCGAATATTTAAGATATtggtaatattattttcatgattttaaTTACCTTATAACATCTTAGCTCGTCACCAATCTTTCTAATTAATACAAACATTGCTTTTACTAAAACTTATGAAAATCATATGCTACATATATTAATTTCAAGCATAAAAcctgatataatttttattttaaagagtaacataaaatatgtaaatatttgtttaatgtATTTATTACGTTGAAATTTCATAAGTATTGAACTATTATCAATTTAATTACGTTAAAGTTGTGAAGTATTGAACTATTATCAATTTAATTACGTTAAAGTTGTGTTGTGTTGTGCACCACAAATCCtctatatttcaaatatatatgtaatatgcTCATATACCTTaattctcatttgaatattatagtttttaccTTGGTAAATAcgtttttccattttttattgACTTTCCGTGTTTAAAATCTTACGAAAACTGTATCAAGCTAAAATATCTAAGCAAAATTTTATGGAAACATATCAATTAATCACAAATATACTTCTTTATCAAGCAAACATTTATggaaacatatttattatatgcCAAAACATTACATACGATTTTCCTTTTATACGCACATAAACAGTAAATATTTCGtaaaccaatcaaattatactgTCGATTCATTCGGTTCAAGTTAAACCTACTAATTATACTCAAACCAAACGAACACAATCAACAAACCGGCCACCTTTCTTCTGTATTCTTCTGTATCTTATCGAGAACAAAACTCAGTCTCTTGTTTGTCCATGACTGGAGCTTCTTACGTTCAACTTATATGGTTCAAGTTAAACATACTAATTGTACTTAAACCAAACGAACACAATCAACAAACGGGCCACCTTTCTTCTGTACTTttctgtatatattttttttgaatgaatgtttaatttattcatCGAAAAAGCATGTATACATCAAGTGCTTACTGATTGCTTAAGACATAAGCTACTAccatttaaacaaataaaaccaAAGAAGCTACAAAAATTGATTACAATCTAGTACTAAACCAATACTGCATCAAATCCTCCATGCCTTTTACTCTCTTCCTTCTCAACAAACTGATTCTGTTTCGTACTCCTTTATCAATCTGTCTTTTAACCACTGGCAAAGGCAGCAGTTTGTCTCCATGTCTAAGCTTATTACGCTCTCTCCAGTCGCATAAAGAACAGCTTGAAATGCATAACGGATACAGAACAGACGCTTCTTCCCCAATGACTTATCATTCATAATCCTCACGAGCTCATACCAATTTGTAGTGAAAGAGTTACCGAGTATACCTCTCACAGTGTTCTCCCAGATTTGAGCAGCGTACGAGCAATCAAAAAATAGATGATCCCTTGATTCCATACCAGCTTTACAGAGTACACAGGTAGTATCAAGACCTTGACTCCACTTAGCAACTCTATCCAATGTTGATAATCTATCTCTAGCAGCCAACCATGCTATAAATGTGAATTTCAGTGTGGCTTGAGAAGACCAAATACCATCAGACCTGTCACATTTAGGCTTTTGAGCACGCAGTATCTCCCAAGTCTCATTTGAGGAGAAGTTCTTCTTAAAGCCTGATGATCTTCGCCAAAGACTTCCATCGCTTCTATCAGCATTGAGAGACAGAGCAATAGAGTTTAACTCTACTTCAACTTCATTTAAGATACTCGTACGAtgtctccttcttctcctcacACACATCACAGCATCTTCTACCATCGCACTTCTACTCATTCCCAAGTCAATAATTCCTTTGTCACCCAATAGGTCTGCAAGTACTCCCTTTCCTGACCAATTATCAAACCAAAAGGAAGTGTGCCTTCCATTCCCCAACTCTTTTCTGTAGAAAGATTTTGCCAACTCCTTAAGCTTCAATATTTGTCGCCACATCCAGGACCCAACTTGCTTATTTGTGCTTATTTCTCAGAAGCTCTTCCCTTTAAGCAAGTTGGTGTGAATCCATTGACCCCACAATGAAACACCTGTTAACATTCTCCATATAAGCTTAAGACCATACACTCTGTTAACTTCTCTCATATTCTAAGCCCAAGACCTCCTTCTTCCACGGTATAACAGATATCCTGCCATGAAACTTTGGCATTTGTGGCTTTCAACAACGGTCCTGTCCAAAGAAAAGCAGAGAAGACTTGCTCCAATTCCTTGATACAGTTACTAGGCAGTCGAAATACCGAAATCCAAAAGTTCATTATACTGCAGAGAACCGACTTAAGCAACTGGAGCCTACCAGCATAAGAGAGGAATCAACACGTCCAGGAGCATATCTTGCTTCTAATTTGCTCAAGTAGAGGAAGGTAATATTGCTTAGTCATTGCTTAGTCATGAGTGGAAGTCCCAAGTAACGTACAGGAAGAACCCCTTCTGCAAACTTGAAGTTCGTTAGGATACTCCTCTTATCAACCTCAGATACCCCAGCCATATAAATGGTacactacaggaaatgtgggtAGTAATAGCGCACGAAAAGCCCtatgattcatttttaatagCGCTTCCTTGGACGCTCTGACATCGACCGTTATAAAAGGCCAGACCCTTTTAATAGCGGTTTTCCTTTGTGCtattattaagtttataacAATAGCGCTTTTTTGAtgcaattgttaatatttataataactattaacaaatattattataaccTGATAATTTGATTTTTCCCAGTAGCAAAGATAGCAGATGTTGCgtgttattaattagttttttaattatccgaaaattaattaataataattagtgaattgatttttttaataattaattcggaaatatgaaataaaaagaaattaaattattgaaaatccaaaaaataatataattatttaaattccaTAACACAACATTATCACATTCATACAAACCATCACACAAGTGCATACAACCTATCAATCTACCACTAATAAACCTTCACAATCATCCCTAACATAAACACTATCATCATCCGAAGCTTCATCACCCATATCATCAACTTCTTGGACAGGTAAGGGAGCACCACCTAAATCCGCTTCTGTTTCCAACTTATGATAACCTCTAGGTGGTGCTCTCATAACAACATACCAATTTGAAGCATCATCCTCCCTAGAGTAGAAAACCTGTTTTGCTTGAGAATGTAGAATGAATGGATCTTTCAAATAGGCTGCTTGGTTCATATGAAGGTTAACAAGAGTGAAGCCATCTTCTTCCTTCACACCATTCGCTGTGTTTGTCCAGTTGCATCTAAAGAATGGCACTTTGAACATGTGATAGTCGATGACCAAAATCTCCTTTATCACTCCATAGTATGTAATCATATCCGCGACCTGTCTCATATCTCGAGCACTTGATCTACACTTGCTAAAGGCTTCATAAGTTACTCCACTGTTTTGTGTCTTCAGCTTGACCGCATCAGTATGAAACCGTTGGCCACTGATGATGAATCCTTTATGTGCTAAAGCAACATTTCTTGGTCCAAATGTCAACCACCTTATCTCCTTAGAATGACTATCTGTTGAGTCTTAATGAATCTGTGACAGGAAATCAGAGCATGATCATCAAGCCGAGGTACTTAAATTACAATCAAAACATGATAATATGTACCAGAAAACCAATCATCAATCTACAAGCTAACCAGtcatcaaaatactaaaaatccaGACAGTTCATCAAGCTATAAGCTACTCAGACATCAATTTGCTAAAATCTGGACATGTTCTTCAAGATACAAGCTAACCAGGCATCATGATACAAGCTAACCAGTCATCAAAATAATCAAGAAAAGAATATGGAGTTTGAAACCTTATTTTTAAGCCATTCTGCAAAGTGTTCAGTATGGTTTTTCCATAACAAAGTTCCATTTCTAGCCAATCGAGCATCCTTAGCTTGCAACTCTTCCAAATGCATcctgattttaaattaaacaacagTATATGAAAATGAATTTATGAGTAAAACTAGTAGAAGAAACATAGAGAATTACTTACTCAAGAAATGGATCCAAAGATGCCATGTTCATTAGCACATAGCGATGTGCAATGTCTCTATCTTTATCTGAAAGGGTAACCTCTATACCCTTCTGCAGAGGTCGGCCTTAACCACCATTGTGTCAGTCTCAAGATCTTCATTACAATTAACTGCTTTTTGAACTGGTACTGAATCTTTAAGGAACTCTAAACAGAATGCAACGCATTCTCCAGCTAAATACGCCTCAGCCATACATGCTTCTGGCTTTGCATAATTCTTCACAAAAGCCTTTAGTGTTTTCATGTACCTATAACTCAGGAAATATGAATATTAGTCAAACATCATTGCGGGAAGTGCATATATTGAAGCAAATGAGTTCATCAAACCTTTCGAAGGGATATATCCAGCGGAAGTGAACTGGTCCTCCCAATCGTGCCTCTTTTAATAGATGTATTGGTAGGTGAAACATGATATCAAAAAGGGCTGGAGGGAAGAAGCGCTCCAGCTGACACATTGTTTCCA
The Raphanus sativus cultivar WK10039 chromosome 1, ASM80110v3, whole genome shotgun sequence DNA segment above includes these coding regions:
- the LOC108829516 gene encoding uncharacterized protein LOC108829516, with protein sequence MLTLLMPDPTAPGNNIYVYLAPLIDDLRDLWAEGIEVYDSFAKENFNLRALLLWSISDSPALGTLFGCKVKGKQACNVCGKDTPARWLKFSRKFVYMGNREESTAWPSPLEKEKKRKRLELEDDERVVEEECDESNELWWWKKRSIFFDLRYWKELPVRHNIDVMHVEKKVSDAILSLLMQSAKSKDGLKARKDLEDIGIRKHLHTEVRGKKTYLPPAAHWLSKKEKTIFCQRLAKFRGPDGYCGNIANCVQLTLLVQNLLRAALRGLLHRGPRISRLCSYFNRLCQRIIDPEKLISMETEFVETMCQLERFFPPALFDIMFHLPIHLLKEARLGGPVHFRWIYPFERYMKTLKAFVKNYAKPEACMAEAYLAGECVAFCLEFLKDSVPVQKAVNCNEDLETDTMVVKADLCRREIRWLTFGPRNVALAHKGFIISGQRFHTDAVKLKTQNSGVTYEAFSKCRSSARDMRQVADMITYYGVIKEILVIDYHMFKVPFFRCNWTNTANGVKEEDGFTLVNLHMNQAAYLKDPFILHSQAKQVFYSREDDASNWYVVMRAPPRGYHKLETEADLGGAPLPVQEVDDMGDEASDDDSVYVRDDCEGLLVVD